A single window of Eucalyptus grandis isolate ANBG69807.140 chromosome 1, ASM1654582v1, whole genome shotgun sequence DNA harbors:
- the LOC104438959 gene encoding UDP-glycosyltransferase 73C5, translating to MASQTHRQHFLLFPLMAQGHLIPMIDVAHLLAQRGLIVTLIMTPGFAARFKPVLDRSLSSGLQIHLVELELPYEAAGIPEDYRHHLVDTLPSPDLIFKMFNAIEMLQPKVEQLFHDLNPRPSCIISDMCVCYTLDIARKFNVPRVVFYCTSCLCLLCLHCFRSLKNDSDEVDITKSSGGKFVLPGLPDRLEYTKGQLPTVSAHPGLAGFFEKCTGAELASYGVVVNSFEELEPAYAEEYKKVRGYKRVWCIGPVYLCNKDHLDLAQRGNEAAVDSKNCLEWLDKQEPSSVVYACLGTLCNLTPPKLKELALGLEDSKRPFVWVIRGSQLQELERWISEDKYEKRIEGRGFLVRGWAPQALILSHRSIGGFLTHGGWNSTLEGISAGVPLLVWPMFGDQFCNERLVVDVAGAGVGLGAEDPAGSGAGEAVVRVTKEDVKQGVEELMGDGNEGRERRGRVKELAEKAKKAMGVGGSSSQNLACLVQEILQLQQDVRNGFGK from the exons ATGGCCTCTCAAACCCACCGCCAACACTTCCTTCTCTTCCCCCTCATGGCTCAAGGCCACTTGATCCCCATGATCGACGTCGCGCACTTGTTAGCCCAACGAGGACTCATAGTGACCCTGATCATGACCCCAGGATTCGCTGCTCGTTTCAAGCCCGTCCTGGATCGCTCCCTGAGCTCCGGCCTCCAGATCCACCTTGTGGAGCTAGAGTTGCCATATGAAGCCGCGGGAATACCTGAAGACTATCGCCACCACCTCGTTGACACGCTACCTTCTCCAGACTTGATTTTCAAGATGTTCAATGCCATCGAAATGCTTCAACCAAAAGTCGAGCAGCTCTTCCATGACCTGAACCCTAGGCCGAGCTGCATAATATCCGACATGTGTGTGTGCTACACCCTCGACATCGCCCGGAAGTTTAATGTCCCGAGAGTTGTGTTTTACTGCACAAGTTGCCTTTGCCTCCTGTGCTTGCACTGCTTTAGAAGTCTCAAGAATGACAGTGACGAAGTCGATATCACTAAAAGTTCTGGTGGGAAGTTTGTTCTCCCAGGCTTGCCAGATCGGCTCGAGTACACCAAAGGGCAGCTCCCAACGGTTTCAGCTCATCCAGGGTTGGCAGGGTTCTTTGAGAAGTGTACGGGGGCAGAGTTGGCTTCTTATGGAGTGGTCGTGAATAGCTTTGAGGAACTCGAACCGGCATATGCTGAAGAGTACAAGAAGGTGAGAGGATATAAAAGGGTGTGGTGCATTGGACCTGTTTATTTGTGCAATAAGGACCATCTCGATCTGGCTCAGAGGGGTAACGAGGCTGCAGTTGACTCGAAGAATTGCTTGGAATGGCTTGACAAGCAG GAGCCCAGCTCTGTGGTCTATGCTTGCCTAGGAACCTTGTGCAACCTAACCCCTCCCAAGCTGAAAGAGCTTGCCTTGGGGCTCGAAGACTCAAAGCGACCATTCGTTTGGGTCATCCGAGGAAGCCAGCTTCAAGAGCTCGAGCGGTGGATCTCAGAGGACAAGTACGAGAAGCGGATCGAAGGACGAGGATTCCTGGTCAGGGGCTGGGCCCCCCAGGCGCTCATCCTGTCGCACCGTTCGATCGGTGGGTTCCTGACCCACGGCGGGTGGAACTCCACGCTGGAGGGCATCAGCGCAGGGGTCCCGCTGCTGGTATGGCCCATGTTCGGGGACCAGTTCTGCAACGAGAGGCTAGTGGTGGATGTGGCAGGGGCCGGGGTGGGCCTTGGGGCTGAGGATCCGGCGGGGTCAGGCGCAGGGGAAGCGGTGGTGAGGGTGACGAAGGAGGACGTGAAGCAGGGCGTGGAGGAGTTGATGGGCGATGGGAATGAAGGAAGGGAGAGGAGGGGGAGAGTCAAGGAGCTCGCGGAGAAGGCGAAGAAGGCAATGGGGGTAGGAGGGAGCTCAAGTCAGAACTTGGCTTGCCTTGTCCAAGAGATTTTGCAGTTGCAGCAGGATGTGAGAAATGGGTTTGGTAAGTAA